GCCTTCCTCGCCCTCGCGCTCGCCTCGACACCGGCACTCTGCGCCGTGCTCATCGTCTGGCTGTTCGCCATGCGCATCCTCATGGTCGTGACCTCGCTCGCCAGCTACCTGATCAACGAGGCCAACAGCAAGCTGCTCTACGGCGGCTCCAAGGACTTCAACCTCGAACAACCGCTCACCAACCTGGTCTGGATTACCTCGGCCGTCTCCATCGGCGTCACCTACGCGGCGAGCTACGCGCTCCTGGCCAACCACGAGGCCTGCCACCCCGATCTCTGGTGGGGCCTCTCGACCATCATCTCGCTCGGCACCCTCGCCGGCGCGCTCATCCCGGAGTTTACCAAGGTCTTCACCTCGACCGAAAGCCGCCACGTGAAGGAGGTCGTCACGTCGTCCCGCCAGGGCGGCGCCTCGCTGAACATCCTCAGCGGCCTGGTCGCGGGCAACTTCTCGGCGTTCTGGACCGGCCTCTGCATCCTCGCGCTGATGTTTGGCGCCTACCACTTCTCGCAGAACGAGGCGCTGCAGGCCATGATGCCGGAGGCGTTCCGCTTCGCCGCGCCGATCTTCGCGTTCGGTCTCGTGGCCTTCGGATTCCTCGGCATGGGCCCGGTCACCATCGCGGTGGACAGCTTCGGGCCGGTCACCGACAACGCGCAGTCCGTCTATGAGCTCTCGCAGATCGAGGCCAAGCCCGGCATCGCGGCCGAGATCGAGCGCGACTTCGGCTTCAAGCCCGACTTCGAGAACGCCAAATACCAGCTCGAGAAGGGCGACGGCGCGGGCAACACCTTCAAGGCCACCGCCAAGCCCGTGCTCATCGGCACCGCCGTCGTCGGCGCGACCACGATGGTCTTCGGCATCATCATGATGCTGAAAGCGCTCTACCCCGACACCATCGAGAAGCTCTCGCTCGTCCATCCCGAGGCCATCATGGGCCTGCTCATGGGCGGCGCCGTCATCTATTGGTTCACCGGCGCGAGCACGCAGGCCGTCGTCACCGGCGCCTACCGCGCGGTGGTTTACATCAAGGACAACATGAAGCTCGACGCCGCCACCGCCGCGACCGAGGCCTCGAAGGAGGTCGTGCGCATCTGCACCCAATACGCGCAGCGCGGCATGGTGAACATCTTCATCGTGATCTTCTGTTTCAGCCTCTCGCTCGCGTTCTTCGACCCGTTCTTCTTCATCGGCTACCTGATCGGCATGGCGTTCTTCGGGCTCTTCCAGGCCATCTTCATGGCCAACGCCGGCGGCGCGTGGGACAACGCCAAGAAAATCGTCGAGGTCGAGCTGAAGATGAAGAACACTCCGCTCCACGCCGCCACCGTCGTCGGCGACACCGTGGGCGACCCGTTCAAGGACACCTCGTCGGTCTCGCTGAACCCGGTCATCAAGTTCACCACGCTCTTCGGCCTGCTCGCCGTCGAGATCGCCGTGAAGATGCCGCCGGGGCTCAAGCACGCCATCGGCGGCGCCATCTTCGTCATCGGCCTCGTTTTCGTCTATCGCAGCTTCTACA
The DNA window shown above is from Oleiharenicola lentus and carries:
- a CDS encoding sodium-translocating pyrophosphatase, with the protein product MFNTHTWKKVGVTAAALAATAVPALASEADIRIPDIRSVLFFGGSLNGMQVMLAGLVVCALGVAYGWLQYIQTRNLPVHAAMGAVSNIIWETCKTYLFQQGKFLTGLWVLIACCMVYYFGVLSHMTLVQVVAILLASILGILGSYGVAWFGIRINTVANSRAAFSALRGNPLATLGIPLKSGMSVGLLLVAIELFFMICILAFLPMDLAGPCFIGFAIGESLGASALRICGGIFTKIADIGADLMKIVFNLPEDDPRNPGVIADCTGDNAGDSVGPTADGFETYGVTGVALIAFLALALASTPALCAVLIVWLFAMRILMVVTSLASYLINEANSKLLYGGSKDFNLEQPLTNLVWITSAVSIGVTYAASYALLANHEACHPDLWWGLSTIISLGTLAGALIPEFTKVFTSTESRHVKEVVTSSRQGGASLNILSGLVAGNFSAFWTGLCILALMFGAYHFSQNEALQAMMPEAFRFAAPIFAFGLVAFGFLGMGPVTIAVDSFGPVTDNAQSVYELSQIEAKPGIAAEIERDFGFKPDFENAKYQLEKGDGAGNTFKATAKPVLIGTAVVGATTMVFGIIMMLKALYPDTIEKLSLVHPEAIMGLLMGGAVIYWFTGASTQAVVTGAYRAVVYIKDNMKLDAATAATEASKEVVRICTQYAQRGMVNIFIVIFCFSLSLAFFDPFFFIGYLIGMAFFGLFQAIFMANAGGAWDNAKKIVEVELKMKNTPLHAATVVGDTVGDPFKDTSSVSLNPVIKFTTLFGLLAVEIAVKMPPGLKHAIGGAIFVIGLVFVYRSFYSMRIPVNEKDGEVVEHQMQKS